Proteins encoded together in one Acholeplasma hippikon window:
- a CDS encoding Type 1 glutamine amidotransferase-like domain-containing protein, protein MINILSSRTIYEKDHVYEKLNKYITKDKKVCVIAFSFFENNFSQATYLKDYEAPLGKWYLHIVEPFRRYGLDESNFEFILYGKDTKEEAKEKVLSSDIIFLPGGAPDLFYERLESYDLVKVLAGLDNKIVMGPSAGTMVQFNWFHISKDRDYKRFILSDGLGFIEDFGVEVHYRRRKQQKKGIRRVSHFNPRPVYVIDDEGFMILENKEIIYSYHVKKYYQDGKKIR, encoded by the coding sequence ATGATAAATATTTTAAGTTCTAGAACAATATACGAAAAAGACCACGTATATGAAAAATTAAATAAGTATATTACAAAAGATAAAAAGGTTTGTGTCATTGCCTTTTCATTTTTTGAAAACAACTTTAGCCAAGCAACTTATCTTAAAGATTATGAAGCACCACTTGGTAAATGGTATCTACACATTGTTGAACCATTTAGACGATATGGATTAGATGAGTCTAATTTCGAATTTATTCTTTATGGAAAAGACACAAAAGAAGAAGCCAAAGAAAAAGTATTATCAAGCGACATTATTTTCTTGCCAGGAGGGGCTCCAGATTTATTCTATGAACGCTTGGAATCATATGATTTAGTTAAAGTACTTGCCGGATTAGACAATAAGATTGTGATGGGACCAAGTGCAGGCACAATGGTTCAATTTAACTGGTTCCATATTTCAAAAGATAGAGACTACAAACGTTTCATCTTATCTGATGGCTTAGGCTTTATCGAAGATTTTGGTGTTGAAGTACACTATCGTCGTCGCAAACAACAAAAGAAGGGAATTAGAAGGGTTAGTCACTTTAACCCAAGACCAGTTTACGTAATTGATGATGAAGGCTTTATGATCTTGGAAAATAAAGAAATCATTTATAGTTATCACGTTAAAAAATATTACCAAGATGGTAAAAAAATTAGATAA
- a CDS encoding phospho-sugar mutase, whose translation MSYQAVYQTWLNEPSLLAEEKQTLQQMNEKDIEESFYQEISFGTGGIRGLLGLGPNRINAYTIRRATLGLANYLIKNNKLNGVAISYDNRFGSREYAYEAAKVLAAKGIKSFIYSSLRPTPMLSFALRYFNASAGIMLTASHNPKEYNGYKVYNETGAQLNTYEATLVMNEISKIASPFNIETVMNELVHEIHDELDPIYLEEVKKIQIHNDKKTIKIVYSPLHGTGGTVIPKLLAETGYEVYPLKEQMIVDPAFSNTKSSNPEDSIAYERSIAYAKEIDADMVLVTDPDADRLGVAVKHNNEFVLINGNQTASLELYYLLTEKKQPDGFVYTTVVTSPLIKQIALGFNKKVGETLTGFKFIGEQAEKIMGKDNYLFGCEESYGSLVKDFVRDKDAVQAVFILSEIGNKLKQKGLTLVDYLDEIYQKFGYYVEHTVNISLKGIEGSKRIQAIMSYFRNNGLNIPSFKVENKIDYINGYVNPHDIHLPSSDVVKFENEDGFIIFRPSGTEPKLKIYFSTRKSNQKEAKQYIEKLVEEVQGVVAKI comes from the coding sequence ATGAGTTATCAAGCGGTATATCAAACTTGGCTAAATGAACCATCATTATTAGCTGAGGAAAAACAAACGCTACAACAAATGAATGAAAAAGATATTGAAGAATCTTTCTATCAAGAAATCTCATTTGGTACGGGTGGAATTAGGGGATTATTAGGATTAGGACCAAATCGCATTAATGCATATACAATTAGAAGAGCGACATTAGGATTAGCTAACTATTTAATTAAAAACAATAAATTAAATGGCGTTGCAATTTCATATGACAACCGTTTTGGTTCAAGAGAATATGCATACGAGGCCGCTAAAGTATTAGCTGCAAAAGGCATTAAGTCGTTTATCTATTCATCACTACGTCCAACACCTATGTTATCATTCGCACTTAGATACTTTAATGCATCAGCAGGTATCATGTTGACTGCTTCACATAATCCAAAAGAATATAACGGATATAAAGTTTATAATGAAACTGGCGCTCAATTAAATACATATGAGGCAACCTTGGTTATGAATGAAATATCTAAAATTGCTAGTCCATTCAATATTGAAACTGTTATGAACGAATTAGTTCATGAAATTCATGATGAATTAGACCCAATTTATTTAGAAGAAGTTAAGAAAATTCAAATACATAACGATAAGAAAACAATTAAAATTGTTTACTCACCTTTACATGGTACAGGTGGAACAGTTATTCCTAAATTATTAGCAGAAACTGGTTATGAAGTTTATCCATTAAAAGAACAAATGATTGTTGACCCTGCGTTTTCTAACACAAAATCTTCAAATCCAGAAGATAGTATTGCATATGAACGTTCAATTGCTTATGCAAAAGAAATCGATGCAGATATGGTCTTAGTTACTGACCCAGATGCAGATAGATTAGGGGTTGCAGTTAAACATAATAATGAATTTGTATTAATTAATGGTAACCAAACAGCTTCACTTGAACTATATTATTTATTAACAGAAAAGAAGCAACCAGATGGATTCGTTTATACGACAGTCGTTACCTCTCCATTAATTAAACAAATTGCCTTAGGTTTCAATAAGAAAGTTGGCGAAACTTTAACAGGATTTAAATTTATTGGAGAACAAGCTGAAAAAATCATGGGTAAAGATAATTACCTATTTGGTTGTGAAGAATCATATGGTAGTCTAGTTAAAGATTTTGTTAGAGATAAAGACGCTGTACAAGCAGTATTCATCTTAAGTGAAATTGGAAATAAGTTAAAACAAAAAGGTTTAACATTAGTTGATTACTTAGATGAAATTTATCAAAAATTTGGATACTATGTAGAACACACAGTCAATATCTCATTAAAAGGTATTGAAGGTTCAAAACGTATACAAGCAATCATGTCATACTTTAGAAATAATGGATTAAATATTCCATCATTTAAAGTAGAAAATAAAATTGATTACATTAATGGTTATGTAAATCCACATGATATACATTTACCATCATCAGATGTAGTTAAATTTGAAAACGAAGATGGATTTATTATCTTCAGACCAAGTGGTACTGAACCTAAATTAAAAATCTACTTCTCAACAAGAAAATCAAATCAAAAAGAAGCTAAACAATACATCGAAAAACTAGTTGAAGAAGTTCAAGGTGTAGTAGCTAAAATATAA
- a CDS encoding Pr6Pr family membrane protein → MVNNLRNNERIKWVIVGFILAIHSYSVLQMFFNDNFFEFFERLRFFTNLSNILAFLAVLFYVLKLDSKPFYKYFSVITLVSILITGIIYHALLSDGNLSLNNHFVHTFSPIAFPIFYFLFVTPGIKIRDFWVTLIFPLCYFVIILIQGAFTNWYPYGFLNPTLPDASLTSVLVFCCLILLPVIAVFTVFLVFLKNLLEKQVIKKA, encoded by the coding sequence ATGGTAAATAATTTAAGAAATAATGAAAGAATTAAATGGGTCATTGTAGGATTTATTTTAGCTATTCATTCATATTCAGTATTACAAATGTTTTTTAACGATAACTTCTTTGAGTTTTTTGAAAGACTTAGATTCTTCACGAATTTATCAAATATTTTAGCATTTTTAGCAGTATTGTTTTATGTCTTAAAATTGGATAGTAAACCGTTTTATAAGTATTTTAGCGTCATAACATTAGTATCAATTTTGATCACCGGTATAATCTACCATGCACTTTTAAGTGATGGTAATTTATCACTCAATAATCACTTTGTACATACATTCTCACCAATAGCATTTCCAATTTTCTATTTTTTATTTGTCACACCAGGAATTAAAATTAGAGATTTTTGGGTTACATTAATCTTTCCACTTTGTTATTTCGTTATCATTTTAATTCAAGGAGCATTTACGAATTGGTATCCTTATGGATTCTTAAATCCTACGTTACCGGATGCAAGTTTAACAAGTGTATTAGTATTTTGCTGTTTAATTTTATTACCTGTCATTGCTGTATTTACAGTATTCTTAGTTTTCCTAAAAAATTTACTAGAAAAACAAGTCATCAAAAAAGCCTAA
- a CDS encoding MIP/aquaporin family protein: MKVNFKKVSAELLGTFVLVLIGTSTAVLTNGNILATALAFGLAVMMMAFAVGPYSGGHFNPAVSLAMFLKKKLSGWELLTYVASQVIGAILGSLVLFLLLDSSAQLGANQVNQFIFGSDFLGLIKGFIVEVILTFIFIFVIINVVKNEDASKFAGLFIGLTLVAIILAGFNFTGLSVNPARSLAPAIFEGGESFTQLWVFIFAPLTGGALAALVSNLFDKNEG, encoded by the coding sequence ATGAAAGTTAATTTTAAAAAGGTAAGTGCTGAATTACTTGGTACATTTGTCTTAGTACTCATTGGTACTTCAACTGCTGTTTTAACAAACGGTAATATTTTAGCAACCGCCTTAGCATTCGGTTTAGCAGTGATGATGATGGCATTTGCTGTTGGTCCTTATAGTGGAGGGCATTTCAATCCTGCCGTGTCACTTGCGATGTTTTTAAAGAAAAAATTAAGTGGTTGGGAACTTTTAACTTACGTTGCATCACAAGTTATTGGAGCCATTTTAGGGTCTTTAGTTCTATTCTTACTTCTTGATTCAAGCGCTCAATTAGGTGCCAACCAAGTTAATCAATTTATTTTTGGAAGTGATTTTTTAGGATTAATTAAAGGTTTTATTGTTGAAGTTATACTTACATTCATCTTTATCTTTGTGATTATTAATGTTGTTAAAAATGAAGATGCTTCTAAGTTTGCTGGATTATTTATCGGCTTAACTTTAGTAGCTATTATCTTAGCTGGATTTAACTTCACAGGATTATCTGTTAACCCTGCAAGATCACTAGCACCTGCAATTTTTGAAGGTGGAGAATCATTTACTCAATTATGGGTATTCATTTTTGCTCCTTTAACTGGTGGTGCATTAGCAGCTTTAGTTTCAAATTTATTTGATAAAAACGAAGGGTAA
- a CDS encoding helix-turn-helix transcriptional regulator, with protein sequence MVVDYSKELALFLEKLRFLRGISQEDFTDGIISNRQYQRYVRGESPMPFHLINEFAVKLNIKKEDLILEFQNSSIDETTRVINYFSAVLNRDLEKIPVLKKKISREFLIELENKSLFKHAESVEFFFDKKISTDQLRRNLFELCNYPDVLNRVPISLNDALILSSILNYTDTNDKSQIANKILDVIENPKYTFSAYQITTFNILTFNLAKYHGRNKEFEKCIEICKIGISFNQRKESIQNMIQYYYFQALCYKELQNTDMMKYCLFKCYSSINISDSEEKMQFYTKLIETDFNINFDEFIADYIKNKKGLRKS encoded by the coding sequence ATGGTCGTTGACTACTCAAAAGAATTAGCGTTGTTTTTAGAAAAGCTCCGTTTTTTAAGGGGAATTTCTCAAGAAGATTTTACCGACGGAATCATTTCTAATAGACAATATCAGCGTTATGTTCGAGGCGAATCTCCGATGCCATTTCATTTAATAAATGAATTCGCAGTAAAACTGAATATAAAAAAAGAGGATTTAATCCTTGAATTTCAAAATAGTTCAATCGATGAAACAACCCGTGTCATAAACTATTTTTCAGCAGTATTAAACAGGGATCTGGAGAAAATACCAGTTTTAAAAAAGAAAATATCGAGAGAATTTTTAATTGAACTAGAAAATAAATCTCTATTTAAACATGCAGAAAGTGTGGAATTCTTTTTTGATAAAAAGATTTCAACTGATCAACTTAGAAGAAATCTTTTTGAATTATGTAACTATCCAGATGTTTTAAATCGCGTCCCAATTTCATTAAACGATGCATTAATCTTGTCTTCGATATTAAATTACACTGACACAAACGATAAATCTCAAATAGCCAATAAAATTCTAGATGTAATCGAAAATCCTAAATATACATTTAGTGCTTATCAAATTACAACATTTAATATCTTAACTTTTAATCTCGCTAAATATCATGGTCGAAATAAAGAGTTTGAAAAGTGTATTGAAATTTGTAAAATTGGTATTTCATTTAATCAACGTAAAGAATCTATTCAAAATATGATTCAATATTACTACTTCCAAGCACTATGCTACAAAGAGTTACAAAATACTGATATGATGAAGTATTGTTTATTTAAATGCTATAGTTCTATAAATATCTCTGATTCTGAAGAAAAGATGCAATTTTATACCAAATTAATCGAAACTGATTTCAATATTAATTTTGATGAATTTATTGCAGACTATATTAAAAATAAAAAAGGCCTAAGAAAATCTTAG
- a CDS encoding ABC-F family ATP-binding cassette domain-containing protein has product MSLLDVTNLKFSYAGETLYEDANMRLFEGEHAVLVGVNGAGKSTLLKLLYKELIPDKGKIEWVNYRKVGYLDQYAKIDPKLTVKAYIYDVFLPLFEKEKAIQDLYESIATAPESKYDKILNRAHELEQELEKENFYAISSTINNVLNGLGLDPSVLEQEISTLSGGMRAKIILGKLLLEDSDILLLDEPTNFLDIKHIEWLIKFLNNTPKTFIVVSHDEYFLRNIAKTVFAIEGKQINRYKGNFDFYIKERELRFEQQQKNYEAQQKFIAKTEDYIARNIVRATTTKMAQSRRKMLSKVVRIAKPLSERKIKIKFQMAAPTGRDVLKVKNLLIGYDEPLVDKLNFIITKGDKVAITGKNGIGKSTLIKTITGKIDPLEGSFEWIDTTQMLYFEQEINLDEKFTPFNLVHEQHSDYTKKDIYGVLASFGIDFEMANRPIKTLSGGEKTKVKFALTRNDKSNVLILDEPTNHLDQIAKDALKEALIEYQGTVILVSHEKNFYDGICDYEIHLTNN; this is encoded by the coding sequence ATGAGTTTATTAGATGTTACCAATTTAAAATTTTCCTATGCAGGTGAAACATTATACGAAGATGCAAATATGCGTCTTTTTGAAGGTGAACATGCAGTATTAGTTGGGGTAAATGGAGCTGGTAAATCTACATTATTAAAATTATTATATAAAGAATTAATTCCTGATAAAGGAAAAATAGAATGGGTAAATTATCGTAAGGTTGGTTATTTAGACCAATATGCGAAAATAGATCCAAAACTAACAGTTAAAGCTTATATTTATGATGTATTTTTACCTCTATTTGAAAAAGAAAAGGCAATTCAAGATTTATATGAATCAATAGCAACTGCTCCAGAGAGCAAGTACGATAAGATTTTAAATCGTGCACACGAATTAGAACAAGAACTAGAAAAAGAAAACTTCTATGCGATTTCTTCAACTATTAATAACGTGCTAAATGGTTTAGGGTTAGACCCATCAGTTTTAGAACAAGAAATTTCTACATTATCAGGTGGCATGCGTGCAAAAATCATCTTAGGTAAGTTGTTATTAGAAGATTCTGATATTTTATTATTAGATGAACCAACAAACTTCTTGGATATTAAACATATTGAATGGTTAATTAAGTTTTTAAATAATACACCGAAAACATTCATTGTTGTTTCGCATGATGAATATTTCTTAAGAAATATTGCGAAAACTGTGTTTGCTATCGAAGGTAAACAAATTAATCGTTATAAAGGTAATTTTGATTTCTACATAAAAGAAAGAGAATTAAGATTCGAACAACAACAAAAGAACTACGAAGCACAACAAAAGTTTATTGCAAAAACTGAAGATTATATTGCAAGAAATATTGTAAGAGCGACAACCACTAAAATGGCTCAATCAAGAAGAAAGATGCTAAGTAAGGTTGTAAGAATAGCTAAACCATTATCCGAAAGAAAAATTAAAATTAAATTCCAAATGGCTGCACCGACAGGTCGAGATGTATTAAAGGTTAAAAATCTATTAATTGGTTATGATGAACCACTTGTAGATAAGTTGAATTTTATTATTACCAAAGGTGATAAAGTAGCAATTACTGGAAAAAATGGTATTGGTAAATCTACATTAATTAAAACAATTACTGGTAAAATTGACCCACTTGAAGGTTCATTTGAATGGATTGATACAACGCAAATGTTATACTTTGAACAAGAAATTAATTTAGATGAAAAATTTACACCATTTAATCTTGTTCATGAACAACACTCAGACTATACTAAAAAAGATATTTATGGTGTATTAGCAAGCTTTGGTATTGATTTTGAGATGGCAAATAGGCCAATTAAGACACTTTCTGGGGGCGAAAAAACAAAAGTTAAGTTCGCTTTAACTAGAAATGATAAGTCAAATGTGTTAATATTAGATGAACCAACAAATCACTTAGATCAAATTGCTAAGGATGCGTTGAAAGAAGCTTTAATCGAATATCAAGGAACAGTTATTTTAGTATCGCATGAGAAGAATTTCTATGATGGAATTTGTGATTATGAAATACATTTAACCAATAACTAA
- a CDS encoding aminopeptidase P family protein yields MLQDRRKNYLKEVVSPSLSFFYSGHAPHLSNDAYYHFKVNNNFYYLSGIDQEDAILLIAKAHGIEESYLFIQAVDPEMALWVGETLTFEKASEISGIKLENVRDIKTFDTFVGQLFSQTRRSIFGNVETVYFDVERQRATDEPLLGERKAKQFLDKYPFVTLKNARPILSNLRSVKDEVEIEAVKGAIEISRKANLHLLDKLKYAKNEFELEAEYNYVLNMNNTVPSFGSIIASGKNGTILHYEDNNQPLHHGDLVLFDLGVRYKYYASDISRTYPLNGKFTDRQKEVYQAVLNVNKEIIKWAKPGMTQFEYNQKGVELLTREAKRIGLIKEDKDIVKYYYHGLGHPLGLDVHDVADPRVPFKAGQIITVEPGLYIAEEGIGIRIEDDLLLTENGCINLSESILKEVDEIESYLAKK; encoded by the coding sequence ATGTTACAAGATCGTAGAAAAAACTATTTAAAAGAAGTTGTATCTCCAAGTTTATCGTTTTTCTATTCAGGTCATGCTCCTCACCTTTCTAATGATGCTTACTATCATTTCAAAGTAAATAATAATTTCTATTATTTATCAGGTATTGATCAAGAAGATGCAATCTTACTTATTGCTAAAGCGCATGGTATTGAAGAATCATATCTATTTATTCAAGCTGTAGATCCAGAAATGGCTTTATGGGTTGGTGAAACTTTAACTTTTGAAAAGGCATCAGAAATCTCTGGAATCAAATTAGAAAATGTTAGAGATATTAAAACCTTTGATACATTTGTTGGTCAATTATTCTCACAAACAAGACGTTCTATCTTTGGAAATGTTGAAACTGTATATTTTGATGTTGAACGTCAAAGAGCAACTGATGAACCTTTATTAGGTGAAAGAAAAGCTAAACAATTCTTAGATAAATATCCATTTGTTACGTTAAAGAATGCAAGACCTATTTTATCTAACTTAAGAAGCGTTAAAGATGAAGTAGAAATTGAAGCTGTTAAAGGCGCTATTGAAATTTCTAGAAAAGCAAACTTACACTTATTAGATAAATTAAAATACGCTAAGAATGAATTTGAATTAGAAGCAGAGTATAATTATGTATTAAATATGAATAATACAGTACCTTCATTCGGCTCAATCATTGCCTCAGGTAAGAATGGTACAATCTTACACTATGAGGATAATAATCAACCATTACATCATGGTGACTTAGTGTTATTTGATTTAGGTGTTAGATATAAATATTATGCTTCAGACATTTCAAGAACTTATCCATTAAATGGTAAATTTACAGATAGACAAAAAGAAGTTTATCAAGCAGTCTTAAATGTAAATAAAGAAATTATTAAGTGGGCAAAACCTGGTATGACACAATTTGAATATAATCAAAAAGGTGTTGAATTATTAACTAGAGAAGCTAAGCGTATCGGTTTAATTAAAGAAGATAAAGATATTGTTAAATATTATTACCATGGCTTAGGTCACCCACTAGGATTAGATGTGCATGATGTTGCTGATCCAAGAGTACCATTTAAAGCGGGTCAAATCATTACTGTTGAACCAGGTTTATATATTGCTGAAGAAGGTATCGGTATTCGAATCGAAGACGATTTACTTTTAACAGAAAATGGATGCATCAACTTAAGTGAATCAATTTTAAAAGAAGTTGATGAAATTGAAAGTTATTTAGCAAAAAAATAA
- a CDS encoding NUDIX hydrolase, whose protein sequence is MMEFIYTLAFIKRNNEILMMNRLKQPWKGMWNGIGGKRHRNETPLDCILREIKEETGININLDQIKDKGLCTWNKDFTAQDSGLHLFLVNLDNDFTYQTPVATDEGIIEWKSIEWLVDKDNLGVSYNIPYFLENVCFNEKRYHYHCTFDGNILAKVEVEEI, encoded by the coding sequence ATGATGGAATTTATTTATACTTTAGCATTTATAAAAAGAAACAATGAAATCTTAATGATGAACCGTTTAAAACAACCTTGGAAAGGTATGTGGAACGGAATAGGTGGAAAACGTCATCGAAATGAAACTCCACTTGATTGCATCTTAAGAGAAATTAAAGAAGAAACGGGTATAAATATAAACTTAGATCAAATTAAAGATAAAGGTCTATGTACTTGGAATAAAGATTTTACTGCACAAGATAGTGGCTTGCATTTATTCTTAGTAAATTTAGATAATGACTTTACATATCAAACACCTGTAGCAACAGATGAGGGAATCATTGAGTGGAAATCAATTGAATGGTTAGTTGATAAAGATAATTTGGGTGTAAGTTATAATATCCCATATTTCTTAGAAAACGTATGTTTTAATGAAAAGAGATATCATTATCATTGCACATTTGATGGAAATATTTTAGCGAAAGTAGAAGTAGAGGAAATATAA
- the rpmG gene encoding 50S ribosomal protein L33 — MRELVKLVCTECGDENYYTTKNKKTTPDRLEMKKYCPRLRKYTIHREKK, encoded by the coding sequence ATGCGTGAATTAGTTAAATTAGTTTGTACAGAATGTGGCGATGAAAATTATTACACAACTAAAAATAAGAAGACAACACCAGATCGTTTAGAAATGAAAAAGTATTGTCCACGTTTAAGAAAGTACACTATTCATAGAGAAAAGAAATAA
- a CDS encoding type III pantothenate kinase — translation MILLFDVGNTSIYTGVGKNGEILSTFRLNTDLNKTPDEYYLTIKEFVKPEEVTGIIIGSVVPQVTLSLIKIAEKYFKINPVIIQPGVKTGVMIKTDNPREVGADLIADAAGVETNDSTLIIDLGTANKFIYVKNKTITGVIIAPGIHLSIKALAGNTALLHEVEVKAPSKYLGNNTVNCIQSGVIYGTVTMIEGMVGRIKEEVKEDFKIILTGGLSRLIQEYLRLELIRDSRLVLKGLLNIYQKNQ, via the coding sequence ATGATTTTATTATTTGATGTAGGAAATACGAGTATTTATACTGGTGTTGGAAAAAATGGAGAAATTTTATCAACTTTTAGATTAAATACTGATCTTAACAAAACACCGGATGAGTATTATCTAACGATTAAAGAATTTGTTAAACCTGAAGAAGTTACTGGAATCATCATTGGCTCAGTTGTTCCACAGGTTACTTTATCTTTAATTAAGATTGCAGAAAAATATTTCAAAATAAATCCAGTTATTATCCAACCGGGTGTTAAAACAGGTGTTATGATTAAAACGGATAACCCGAGAGAAGTTGGAGCAGATTTAATTGCTGATGCTGCTGGGGTTGAAACAAATGATTCAACATTAATTATTGACTTAGGTACTGCAAATAAATTTATCTATGTCAAAAATAAAACAATTACTGGTGTGATTATTGCACCAGGTATTCATCTATCAATTAAAGCTTTAGCAGGAAATACTGCGCTGCTTCATGAAGTAGAAGTTAAAGCACCAAGTAAATATCTTGGAAATAATACGGTTAATTGTATTCAATCAGGCGTTATTTATGGAACGGTAACGATGATTGAGGGTATGGTAGGTCGTATTAAAGAAGAAGTTAAAGAAGACTTTAAAATCATTTTAACTGGGGGATTATCAAGGTTAATTCAAGAATATTTGAGATTAGAATTAATTAGAGATAGTCGATTAGTCTTAAAAGGATTATTAAATATTTATCAAAAAAATCAATAA
- a CDS encoding MBL fold metallo-hydrolase, with the protein MVNLFKGNDDISHSYLICRFGHCMLIDPSHDYEGILAKLGDQSLDGILITHAHSDHVDLIGSFNCPVYIHELDASLLFEDKYNGYGSNKRPFKRKELDLRMIKDQDELQLGDQKIICYHTPGHTQGSVSFLFDNHLFTGDTLFKLDVGRHDLFGGNLFDLKRSIIQLLDTLNANIKVCPGHDDMTTIREEKKSNPFYIKWKKQGKI; encoded by the coding sequence ATGGTCAATTTGTTTAAAGGAAATGATGACATTTCACATTCATATCTAATTTGTAGATTTGGACATTGTATGTTAATTGACCCATCACATGATTACGAAGGCATTCTAGCGAAACTTGGTGATCAATCATTGGATGGTATTTTAATTACGCATGCACATTCAGATCACGTTGACTTAATAGGTTCATTTAACTGTCCGGTATATATTCATGAGCTAGACGCAAGTCTACTTTTTGAAGATAAATATAATGGGTATGGTTCAAATAAAAGACCATTTAAGCGTAAAGAATTAGATTTAAGAATGATTAAAGATCAAGATGAACTCCAACTAGGAGATCAAAAGATCATATGTTATCACACACCAGGACACACACAAGGCTCAGTCTCTTTTTTATTTGATAATCATTTATTTACCGGGGACACCTTATTCAAGCTGGACGTTGGAAGGCATGATTTATTTGGAGGAAACTTATTTGATTTAAAAAGGAGTATCATTCAACTTTTAGATACTTTAAATGCAAATATTAAGGTTTGTCCGGGTCATGACGATATGACAACGATTCGAGAAGAGAAAAAGAGTAACCCATTTTATATAAAATGGAAAAAACAAGGTAAAATATAA